In one window of Leptospira sp. GIMC2001 DNA:
- a CDS encoding HEAT repeat domain-containing protein, with translation MRSNKLVHNARAFLNIFTIAIIFTMAGIDFELQAQESVYNSILKTGGLFEKKNLGVKLSTYKSKSLPFIKLLLNDKSYWNRISGIEAAKGFADAEVDEKILNMFRDDHMTTSETKQYIQDRYSKFESKFIELYRNEFDTRKKQDLLRLIMYPIPSKTQKMLKEEIEQKNEKNREIAFGVFTNNANKIKNINPYDSYIRNYLQDPTLRVLVIDYIQANGSKQDLPIFLEILDSEKSSFKEKSVALRALRDWASINEQRKYYEEILTENSPNDSLKYIVIQVLPYIKSEKIRTNLCELSQRNSSQEIRITAALALISYDNALNIPCLEKIAIEKIDPKPPANLGDAIIVIMTFGISGFKNARDEQVRRQNFTSNQTKIREHLNYLKKTLEE, from the coding sequence ATGAGATCGAATAAATTAGTACACAATGCCCGCGCTTTCCTAAATATTTTTACAATCGCAATTATCTTCACAATGGCAGGAATAGATTTCGAGCTTCAAGCGCAAGAATCAGTCTATAATTCAATTTTGAAAACGGGAGGATTGTTCGAAAAGAAAAATCTCGGAGTCAAATTATCAACTTACAAATCGAAATCTCTTCCATTTATCAAGTTATTATTGAATGATAAAAGCTACTGGAATCGAATTTCCGGAATCGAAGCAGCTAAAGGATTCGCAGATGCTGAAGTCGATGAGAAAATTCTCAATATGTTCCGTGATGATCATATGACGACTTCGGAAACTAAGCAATACATCCAAGATCGCTACTCAAAATTCGAATCCAAATTTATTGAACTCTACCGCAATGAATTCGACACTAGAAAAAAGCAAGATTTACTGAGACTCATCATGTATCCAATACCCAGTAAGACTCAAAAAATGTTAAAAGAGGAAATAGAGCAAAAAAATGAAAAAAATCGAGAAATAGCTTTTGGTGTCTTCACAAATAATGCGAACAAAATCAAAAATATAAATCCATATGATTCTTATATTCGAAATTACTTACAGGATCCTACATTAAGAGTTTTGGTGATCGATTATATTCAAGCAAATGGTAGTAAACAAGACCTTCCTATTTTTCTAGAAATTCTTGATTCGGAAAAGAGTTCTTTTAAAGAAAAATCGGTCGCGCTTAGAGCGCTTAGAGATTGGGCTTCAATCAACGAACAAAGAAAATACTATGAAGAAATCCTTACGGAAAATTCTCCGAATGATTCTCTTAAGTATATTGTGATTCAAGTTTTACCATATATTAAATCGGAAAAAATTAGAACAAATTTATGTGAATTATCTCAGCGAAATTCAAGTCAGGAAATTCGAATCACCGCAGCTTTGGCTCTAATCTCCTATGATAATGCATTGAATATTCCTTGCTTAGAAAAAATAGCTATTGAAAAAATTGATCCTAAACCACCCGCTAATCTAGGTGATGCGATAATTGTTATTATGACTTTTGGAATATCTGGGTTTAAAAATGCTAGAGATGAACAAGTTCGAAGACAGAATTTTACATCCAACCAGACCAAAATTCGTGAGCATTTAAACTATCTTAAGAAAACGTTAGAAGAATAA
- a CDS encoding heme/hemin ABC transporter substrate-binding protein has translation MKEIFTKQRVIGCLVGVLIAGFCSSLLSQATSPPELRVVSLNGSLTEIIYALGRGDHLVGSDTTSMYPEKALSLPKVGYQRALSLEGIIGLKPTLVIGTEDAGPPSVIDQLSKLGIKTKILSGEPSLENCLERIKFVGNLLSAQDEAKILIDRIRNRVQKLTTNLPWKKKPVVMMVFSPARGAVLVAGKKTSASSIIELAGAENYISEYEGYKPLSAEVILQKKADIILITDHTLQSLGGREAIWKLSGLEEIKLNQRPRIVSMDDLLLLGFSSRLDVAIEELQSKIQNESSRK, from the coding sequence ATGAAGGAAATTTTTACAAAACAAAGAGTTATTGGCTGTCTGGTCGGCGTCCTTATTGCAGGATTTTGCTCGTCTCTGCTTTCTCAGGCTACCAGTCCGCCTGAACTCAGAGTGGTTTCTCTGAATGGATCCTTGACGGAAATCATTTACGCCTTGGGGCGAGGTGACCATTTGGTCGGTTCTGATACAACTTCTATGTATCCAGAAAAAGCACTCAGTTTGCCAAAAGTAGGATACCAAAGAGCTCTGTCACTGGAAGGAATCATTGGATTGAAACCAACCTTGGTCATTGGAACGGAAGATGCTGGTCCGCCATCCGTAATCGACCAATTATCCAAATTGGGAATCAAAACCAAAATTCTGAGTGGAGAACCAAGTCTTGAGAATTGCTTAGAACGCATAAAATTCGTGGGCAATTTACTCTCAGCTCAGGATGAAGCAAAAATTCTTATAGATCGGATTCGCAATCGAGTTCAGAAATTAACAACTAATTTACCATGGAAAAAAAAGCCCGTTGTGATGATGGTATTTTCTCCTGCTCGAGGCGCGGTTCTTGTGGCTGGCAAAAAAACCAGTGCATCATCGATCATAGAGTTAGCTGGAGCCGAAAATTATATCTCTGAATATGAAGGATACAAACCTTTATCTGCGGAAGTAATTCTACAGAAAAAGGCTGATATAATATTGATTACGGATCATACTCTTCAATCCTTAGGCGGACGAGAAGCGATCTGGAAACTATCAGGTCTGGAAGAGATCAAATTGAATCAGAGACCAAGAATTGTATCAATGGATGATCTTCTCTTACTTGGATTCTCATCTCGCTTAGACGTTGCCATTGAAGAGCTACAATCCAAAATCCAGAATGAAAGTTCTCGAAAATGA
- a CDS encoding HmuY family protein: MKLLFNTIIILLLIQCSFEQKQEEDDALVSLVALDILSTSSNQSGEDTALDKVTTTQESSNVFVSNVNASSTKNWVFISLQSGGTQVLSTGAWDIRIRRFLIGTNSGTSGSGSAGACDSGSVAFNSVSSLNCTIQVDSLQSQDGGGFADVNDSANPALFNWYSYNNTILTAKNNVYLIRGTNGTSVFKLQMMDYYSSSGTSGYPKFRWSRIN, encoded by the coding sequence ATGAAACTTCTATTCAATACAATTATCATACTATTGCTTATACAATGTTCTTTTGAACAAAAACAGGAAGAGGATGATGCCCTCGTAAGTCTAGTCGCTCTAGACATTCTATCAACTAGCTCGAATCAATCGGGAGAAGATACTGCTTTAGATAAAGTAACTACAACTCAAGAATCTTCAAATGTATTTGTCTCAAATGTTAATGCTTCATCTACAAAAAATTGGGTCTTTATTAGCCTTCAGTCTGGTGGAACGCAAGTATTATCTACAGGGGCTTGGGATATTCGAATCCGAAGATTTCTGATTGGAACGAATAGTGGAACGTCTGGTTCAGGAAGTGCGGGAGCATGTGACTCTGGATCTGTTGCCTTTAATTCTGTGTCTTCGTTGAATTGTACAATTCAGGTAGACAGCTTGCAGTCGCAAGATGGCGGAGGGTTTGCAGATGTAAATGATAGCGCAAATCCTGCACTATTCAATTGGTACAGCTACAACAATACAATCCTAACAGCAAAGAACAACGTTTATCTCATTAGGGGAACAAATGGAACGTCAGTTTTCAAATTGCAAATGATGGATTATTATAGTTCGTCAGGAACATCTGGTTATCCAAAATTTCGTTGGTCACGGATCAATTGA
- a CDS encoding heme ABC transporter ATP-binding protein codes for MDIIEKGSTNKMIRAAKINKRFGSREILKDIDIQIESSELVTLLGRNGEGKSTLFRILTGESRPDGGEVFLNEQSIADLSWRQMAKIRSVLPQDSHISFPMRVSEIVELGRSSYTSDRERTFRYVDKAMGLTEVDHLRNRFYDELSGGEKKRVQIARVLCQLESDEPTKGLILLDEPVNSLDVLLQHRIMEILRHLANIGYAIFVILHDWNLAGIYSDRILILDNGKIIKDGSPNQVISSDLLENNFGVSAQIYELGKSRIGGFSESAIKPLIRNNSINIRKSEQNERN; via the coding sequence ATGGATATTATCGAAAAAGGATCAACTAACAAAATGATTCGAGCAGCAAAGATTAATAAGAGATTTGGATCTAGGGAAATTCTCAAAGACATTGATATCCAAATCGAATCCAGCGAGTTAGTTACACTTCTCGGACGCAATGGGGAAGGGAAGTCCACACTTTTTCGAATCTTGACTGGAGAATCGAGACCAGATGGCGGTGAAGTTTTTTTAAATGAACAATCAATAGCTGACTTGAGTTGGAGACAAATGGCTAAAATTCGTTCGGTATTGCCACAAGATTCTCATATTAGTTTTCCAATGCGGGTTTCAGAAATTGTCGAGCTTGGTAGATCTTCATATACGAGTGATCGGGAGAGGACTTTTCGATATGTTGACAAAGCAATGGGTTTGACTGAGGTCGACCATCTTCGAAATCGATTCTATGATGAACTCTCCGGAGGAGAAAAGAAAAGAGTTCAGATAGCAAGAGTTTTGTGTCAATTGGAATCTGATGAACCAACTAAAGGATTGATTCTTCTTGATGAACCTGTCAATTCATTAGATGTTTTGCTTCAGCATCGTATAATGGAAATATTACGGCATCTAGCTAATATAGGATATGCGATATTTGTTATATTGCATGATTGGAATCTTGCTGGGATCTATTCTGATAGGATTTTGATTTTGGATAATGGTAAAATCATCAAGGATGGTAGCCCAAACCAAGTGATTTCGTCCGACCTCTTAGAAAATAATTTTGGAGTATCAGCCCAGATTTATGAATTAGGAAAATCTAGAATTGGTGGTTTCTCAGAATCAGCAATAAAGCCATTGATTAGAAATAATAGTATAAATATAAGGAAAAGTGAACAGAATGAACGAAACTAA
- a CDS encoding DUF418 domain-containing protein, translating to MHGSNNLNPRILYLDFLRGFALFGILIANLPYLAEPMYGFSEFNSQISNWARAIVSFFVVGKFFIIFSFLFGYGFGIQIETKNSTKDSDQSSRRKFYRRLIGLLFFGIIHAAFLYDGDILVTYAILGFILYQFRNISFFEWKLAVVLFWLLSLVCYFLLGLLTYMDSTNETILQALSQDSIKAHLADFPTTAIQKIYELFYSFPYLVLYNWPSAFMMFLIGIWAHKNRIIDKDLSEILSILRMNRMRVYTIVIIAIVSNLCYTISYFLNHDFVYGAIFSSFLAFGGLSLSLLYCLGWKYFIEAAELNSEKNYTVNSLTLFLRKIRFGFINLVAGSGRMSLTNYLSQSFICNFIFNGWGLGFYGQLPPEIYFFLSVPIYIFNLIFSNIWLRYFAQGPLEYVLRKWTKI from the coding sequence ATGCATGGTTCAAACAATTTAAATCCAAGAATTTTGTATTTGGATTTTCTGCGTGGCTTTGCTTTGTTTGGAATTTTGATTGCGAATCTTCCTTATTTGGCTGAGCCCATGTATGGCTTCTCAGAATTTAATTCTCAGATTTCGAATTGGGCTCGAGCAATTGTAAGTTTCTTTGTCGTAGGCAAATTTTTTATCATCTTTTCGTTTCTATTCGGATATGGCTTCGGAATCCAAATTGAAACGAAAAACTCGACAAAGGATTCCGATCAATCGTCAAGACGGAAATTCTATAGAAGATTGATTGGTTTATTATTTTTCGGAATTATCCATGCAGCATTTCTATATGACGGAGATATTCTCGTCACCTATGCAATATTAGGTTTTATCCTATATCAATTTAGGAATATTTCCTTTTTTGAATGGAAGTTAGCAGTAGTATTGTTTTGGTTATTATCTCTAGTTTGCTATTTTTTATTGGGTTTATTAACTTATATGGATTCGACCAATGAGACTATCCTGCAAGCTCTTTCTCAAGATTCTATAAAAGCGCATCTTGCTGATTTTCCCACAACTGCAATTCAGAAAATTTATGAACTTTTCTATTCATTTCCCTACTTAGTTCTCTACAATTGGCCTTCTGCATTCATGATGTTTCTTATTGGGATCTGGGCTCACAAAAATAGAATTATCGATAAAGACTTGAGTGAGATTCTAAGCATTCTCCGAATGAACAGAATGCGAGTTTATACAATTGTCATTATTGCAATTGTATCAAATTTATGTTATACGATTAGTTATTTTCTAAATCATGATTTTGTGTATGGAGCGATATTTTCTTCATTTCTTGCTTTCGGAGGATTGAGTCTATCGCTTTTGTATTGCCTAGGTTGGAAATATTTCATCGAGGCAGCTGAATTGAATTCGGAGAAAAATTACACTGTTAACTCGTTAACTTTATTCCTTCGGAAAATTCGATTCGGATTTATAAATTTGGTCGCTGGATCTGGAAGAATGTCGCTAACGAATTATCTATCACAGTCATTTATTTGTAATTTTATTTTTAATGGATGGGGACTAGGGTTCTATGGGCAATTGCCTCCAGAAATTTATTTCTTCCTTTCCGTTCCCATATATATTTTCAATTTGATTTTTAGCAATATTTGGTTAAGATATTTTGCACAAGGACCACTAGAATATGTCCTCAGAAAATGGACAAAAATCTAA
- a CDS encoding hemin-degrading factor: MNETKELNPREELKSKWIQLKNENEKLRIRDGAEMLNVSELELLLTDIGSENPIITILNISPADILSRVKDLGYVMALTRNEHCVHERKGIYGEFQKNNQMGLFTGQDIDLRIFLSHWKYVVAVQDEKQTGDISRSIQFFDKFGTAVHKIHLNQQSDHEEFSKIVADYGNNDADTIIKLETKIQKAPIQKSELDDDQKKLFLDEWSGLQDTHDFFGLLNRYSVSRIQAMSIAEGKFCNKLDKDSVNKMLEKASANEIPIMVFVYNPGIVQIHTGTVQNIKRMGPWLNVFDKEFNLHLREDRISNVWLVRKPTADGDVQSIEVYDDQDELIVQFFGERKPGKAERSDWKNLCKDFID; encoded by the coding sequence ATGAACGAAACTAAAGAATTAAACCCAAGAGAAGAATTGAAATCCAAATGGATTCAATTAAAGAATGAAAATGAAAAATTGAGAATTCGTGACGGTGCCGAAATGTTAAACGTTTCAGAACTTGAACTTTTGCTAACTGATATCGGGAGTGAAAATCCAATAATCACAATTCTCAATATTAGTCCCGCAGATATTTTATCCAGAGTCAAAGATCTTGGCTATGTAATGGCTTTGACTCGTAATGAACATTGTGTCCATGAAAGAAAAGGAATTTATGGAGAATTCCAAAAGAACAATCAAATGGGACTTTTTACCGGTCAAGACATAGACTTAAGAATTTTCTTGAGTCATTGGAAGTATGTAGTTGCAGTTCAAGACGAGAAACAAACTGGAGATATAAGTCGTAGCATACAATTTTTTGATAAATTTGGAACTGCCGTACATAAAATTCATTTGAATCAACAGAGCGATCACGAAGAATTCTCTAAAATCGTTGCTGATTATGGAAATAATGATGCCGATACAATTATCAAACTTGAAACAAAAATCCAGAAAGCTCCAATACAAAAATCGGAATTGGATGATGATCAGAAGAAACTATTTCTAGATGAATGGAGCGGATTGCAAGATACGCATGATTTTTTTGGATTGTTGAATCGATATTCTGTGTCAAGAATCCAAGCGATGTCCATAGCTGAAGGTAAATTCTGTAATAAACTAGATAAAGATTCAGTTAACAAAATGTTAGAAAAAGCATCCGCCAATGAAATACCTATAATGGTTTTTGTATACAATCCAGGTATTGTACAAATACATACAGGGACAGTACAAAATATCAAAAGAATGGGTCCATGGTTGAATGTATTTGACAAAGAATTCAATTTGCATTTGCGAGAAGATCGTATAAGTAATGTTTGGCTAGTTAGAAAACCAACTGCCGATGGTGATGTACAATCTATTGAAGTCTATGATGATCAAGATGAACTCATAGTGCAGTTTTTTGGTGAGAGAAAACCTGGAAAAGCTGAGAGGTCGGATTGGAAAAACTTATGCAAGGATTTTATTGACTAA
- a CDS encoding TonB-dependent receptor plug domain-containing protein has product MLVHSKKVIFIIYASVIFTILFFSKLNGEENKIETENSEKKEVSDPWNLDKSQITVTGTRRKKLLKDSIVKTEVITRKDIESMGARTVADTLGNVPGIEVRPAEAGQRGESVRLQGLSAQNVLILIDGQRVTGRFNGSIDLTRFKVEDIERIEIVKGASSSLYGSDAIAGVINIIMREATEDYQADFRSLYGTGRKLFYGSGGEFRNSGSVGIREDFYSTQFTAGWHRGNGYDLTPDASPGSKNNRFQSQKDGYDPTPENMSDLNKLILLRTNTRYQPPLENTTSNKFQDLNVSNRSVFHLTDNTDLLLNGVYRYLDQEGVDSSEPRRVFDRRNQTHDFMGAVGLESAINEKTHLSLNTNYSRFEDRFTLDQRNSDELNKNEGLLNNVYEFRSRLDLSQIENHTFSLGAEALAENIRSPRIEADCLKNFPNFCPNTLFDLPPAEDSGSAARQRNAVFIQDEWKVSDKKNFSVIPGIRYENDSQFGNQTMPKLSARWDATKEYIFRASAGLGYRAPNFVELYYDFQNPGVGYRVTGNPDLKPEISRSYNLGGEWEPNKKFWFSWNLFYNNIDNLIGTRLQPNRDTAGLQIYQTTNFEKVETNGIETSLNYKLSNRFTASLGYTFTNSRNRLTNLPIESVVRNRINGSIRYYNENNKFGFSIFMIAFGKQPIYCELDGLHCKPEVGSVNSQIYAAISNPEELNQWRSNIPLPLQKYCTANNIGFCNDEPVYGHRMVNSFTNINLRVFKKIGNHLELFAGIDNLLEEYDLIYNPQRPRFFYFGVSGSFVASKQEESIAHSNN; this is encoded by the coding sequence ATGTTAGTTCATTCTAAAAAAGTAATCTTTATCATTTATGCTTCAGTAATATTCACAATTCTCTTCTTTTCAAAATTGAATGGCGAAGAAAATAAAATTGAGACTGAAAATTCAGAAAAAAAGGAAGTATCCGATCCATGGAATCTAGACAAGAGCCAGATAACAGTAACAGGGACAAGACGCAAGAAATTACTCAAGGACAGTATAGTCAAAACAGAAGTGATCACGCGCAAGGACATAGAATCAATGGGTGCAAGAACTGTTGCGGACACTCTGGGCAATGTTCCAGGAATCGAAGTGCGTCCAGCAGAAGCGGGACAGAGGGGTGAGTCAGTTAGGCTTCAAGGTCTTAGCGCACAAAATGTCCTGATCCTAATTGATGGACAGCGTGTAACTGGAAGATTCAACGGATCTATCGACTTGACAAGATTCAAAGTAGAAGATATTGAAAGAATAGAAATTGTCAAAGGTGCATCGTCATCTTTGTATGGCTCGGATGCAATCGCTGGAGTGATCAATATCATCATGAGAGAAGCAACCGAAGACTACCAAGCAGACTTCCGATCATTATATGGAACTGGACGAAAACTATTCTATGGAAGTGGTGGTGAATTTCGAAATTCAGGATCGGTTGGCATCCGAGAAGATTTCTATTCTACTCAATTTACGGCAGGCTGGCATCGAGGAAATGGTTATGACTTAACACCTGATGCGAGTCCTGGGTCAAAAAACAATAGATTCCAATCACAAAAAGATGGATACGATCCAACTCCAGAAAATATGTCGGACCTGAATAAGCTTATCCTTCTGAGAACCAATACTCGATACCAACCTCCCCTTGAGAATACCACATCCAATAAATTTCAAGATTTGAATGTATCGAATCGCTCCGTCTTTCACCTAACAGATAATACTGATCTCCTATTAAATGGAGTATATCGATATTTAGATCAAGAAGGAGTTGATTCTAGTGAACCTCGCAGAGTCTTTGATAGGCGCAATCAGACGCATGACTTCATGGGAGCTGTTGGGTTAGAATCTGCAATCAATGAAAAGACACATCTAAGTTTAAATACGAATTATTCAAGGTTCGAGGATCGCTTTACTTTAGATCAACGGAACTCAGATGAACTGAATAAAAATGAAGGTCTACTGAACAATGTTTATGAATTCCGTTCAAGGCTTGATCTTAGTCAGATTGAGAATCACACTTTCTCACTTGGCGCTGAAGCTCTGGCAGAAAATATTCGATCACCCAGAATTGAAGCCGATTGTCTCAAAAACTTTCCCAACTTCTGTCCAAATACTTTGTTTGATCTTCCACCTGCAGAAGACAGTGGAAGTGCAGCTCGGCAAAGAAATGCAGTTTTCATTCAAGATGAATGGAAGGTTTCTGATAAAAAAAATTTTTCCGTAATTCCTGGAATTCGTTATGAGAATGATAGCCAATTTGGCAATCAGACAATGCCGAAACTTTCGGCTAGATGGGATGCAACAAAAGAATATATCTTTCGAGCGAGTGCTGGGTTGGGTTATCGAGCACCAAACTTTGTTGAACTCTATTATGATTTTCAGAATCCAGGTGTGGGCTACAGAGTCACAGGAAACCCAGATCTCAAGCCCGAAATTTCACGAAGTTATAATCTTGGAGGAGAGTGGGAACCTAATAAAAAATTCTGGTTTTCTTGGAATTTATTCTACAACAATATCGACAACCTAATAGGAACCAGACTACAACCAAATCGAGATACTGCTGGATTGCAAATCTATCAAACAACAAATTTTGAAAAAGTAGAGACAAACGGAATAGAAACATCCTTGAATTATAAACTGAGCAATCGATTCACAGCATCTCTTGGCTATACATTCACAAATTCACGAAATCGTTTGACTAATCTTCCCATTGAATCCGTTGTAAGAAATCGAATCAATGGAAGTATAAGATATTATAATGAAAATAATAAATTTGGTTTCTCAATTTTCATGATAGCATTCGGCAAACAACCAATATACTGTGAGTTGGATGGACTTCATTGTAAGCCGGAAGTTGGAAGTGTAAATTCTCAGATCTATGCTGCGATCTCCAATCCCGAGGAGTTAAATCAATGGAGATCCAATATTCCATTGCCTTTACAAAAATACTGTACGGCAAATAATATCGGTTTCTGTAACGATGAGCCTGTGTATGGACATCGGATGGTCAATTCATTTACAAATATCAATCTTCGAGTATTCAAGAAAATTGGAAACCATTTAGAACTGTTTGCAGGAATAGACAATCTACTCGAGGAATATGATTTGATTTATAATCCGCAACGTCCTCGTTTTTTCTACTTTGGTGTGAGCGGAAGTTTTGTTGCATCCAAACAAGAAGAAAGTATTGCGCATTCCAATAATTAA
- a CDS encoding FecCD family ABC transporter permease has product MRNGLIYTFLFMIFAALSPIYLFQGSVDISWRDILSAEESIEKTVFYNIRMPRFILAIVSGAGLAVSGAIIQGIFRNPLVEPSLIGIASGSAVFASIAIVFFTQIVGILFFLQGFAFLGAVSVSALVYFMSVRNGQVSVLKLLLMGIGMNAICGSILGLLHFLASDSQLREITFWSLGSLGGANWFAVLSVMPFALLPVFSIPFFAGPLNALIIGDKEALHIGYSIEKFKMFALLIICLSVGAIVSITGIIGFIGLVVPHIIRLFGRANHNFLLPASALLGMILMVTSDWISRILIPPTEIPIGILTAGIGAPVFIWILSKKDQLTK; this is encoded by the coding sequence ATGAGAAATGGTTTAATCTATACATTTCTTTTTATGATATTCGCTGCATTGAGTCCCATTTATTTATTTCAAGGTTCAGTCGATATCAGTTGGCGGGACATTTTGTCCGCCGAAGAAAGTATTGAAAAAACTGTATTTTATAATATTAGAATGCCACGTTTTATTCTTGCGATTGTATCTGGAGCAGGACTTGCAGTTTCTGGTGCGATCATCCAAGGGATATTCCGCAATCCTCTAGTAGAACCTTCCTTGATTGGGATTGCTTCTGGGAGTGCGGTTTTTGCTTCCATTGCGATTGTCTTCTTCACGCAAATAGTCGGAATTCTATTTTTTCTCCAGGGCTTTGCTTTTCTAGGAGCCGTTTCTGTGTCGGCACTTGTATACTTTATGTCTGTGCGAAATGGTCAAGTATCAGTTCTCAAATTACTGCTCATGGGAATTGGAATGAATGCTATCTGTGGATCGATTCTCGGACTGCTTCATTTCTTAGCCTCTGACTCTCAACTAAGAGAGATTACATTTTGGTCTTTGGGTTCTCTTGGTGGAGCCAATTGGTTTGCCGTACTAAGTGTGATGCCTTTTGCTCTATTGCCAGTGTTTAGCATTCCATTTTTTGCCGGACCATTGAATGCTCTAATCATTGGTGACAAGGAAGCTTTGCATATTGGCTATTCCATCGAAAAGTTCAAAATGTTCGCCCTATTGATCATTTGTTTATCTGTCGGAGCGATCGTGTCGATAACAGGAATCATTGGTTTTATAGGATTGGTTGTTCCACATATAATAAGATTATTTGGCCGAGCGAATCACAATTTTCTTTTGCCTGCATCCGCTCTACTCGGAATGATTCTCATGGTAACAAGTGATTGGATATCCCGAATACTTATTCCTCCAACCGAAATTCCAATTGGAATCCTAACCGCAGGAATTGGTGCACCTGTTTTTATATGGATATTATCGAAAAAGGATCAACTAACAAAATGA